GGTGTCCGGGATTAACCACGGGGCGAATTTAGGAACGGATGTGCTGTATTCCGGCACCGTCTCGGCGGCGATGGAGGGCGTGATCGAAGGGATTCCCAGCATTGCCATGAGCTTGACCAGTTTCGCTGCGAAGGATTTTCAGCCCGCCGCTGATTATGCCAAAACGCTGTTGGGGCAATTGGCCCAAACGCCCCTCTCGGAAATGATTCTCCTCAATGTCAACGTTCCGGCAGTGGCCGCCGAGGAAATTAAGGGCGCGATCGTCACCCGCCAAGGCATTCGGCGCTATATCGAAGTGTTTGAAAAACGGCAGGATCCACGGGGTAAGACCTACTACTGGCTGGCCGGGGAAGCGATCGAGGAGGTGGATGATCCCGAGGCAGATCATGAAATCCCCTCCGATGTCGAGGCCATTCGCC
The Alkalinema sp. FACHB-956 DNA segment above includes these coding regions:
- the surE gene encoding 5'/3'-nucleotidase SurE, encoding MRLLISNDDGIFAIGVRTLANTLAAAGHEVTVVCPDRERSATGHGLTLHQPIRANPVEGIFHPQVTAWSCSGTPSDCVKLALWSLLDHPPDFVVSGINHGANLGTDVLYSGTVSAAMEGVIEGIPSIAMSLTSFAAKDFQPAADYAKTLLGQLAQTPLSEMILLNVNVPAVAAEEIKGAIVTRQGIRRYIEVFEKRQDPRGKTYYWLAGEAIEEVDDPEADHEIPSDVEAIRQNFITITPLQYNLTSHKTLKSLENWLEQP